The Gordonia sp. KTR9 genome contains a region encoding:
- a CDS encoding acyl-CoA thioesterase: MTHVLNEDAGTTTADGYLVRVPVRWSDMDVYAHINHARMVTLLEEARIPWLFYDGRPTAPLRDGCLVADLHVRYQAQLRHSEGPIEVTMYVERLRAVDFTVGYEVRAAGADPASKPAVVASTQLVAFDVAAQRIARLTPEQKEYLAGFRRVTGEPATRADGPS, from the coding sequence ATGACGCACGTGCTCAACGAGGACGCCGGGACCACGACCGCCGATGGATACCTGGTCCGGGTGCCGGTGCGGTGGTCGGACATGGATGTCTATGCGCACATCAACCATGCCCGGATGGTGACGCTGCTCGAAGAGGCGCGCATCCCATGGCTGTTCTACGACGGCCGGCCCACCGCACCCCTGCGCGACGGCTGTCTCGTCGCCGACCTGCATGTGAGATATCAAGCGCAACTGCGTCATTCCGAGGGGCCGATCGAGGTCACCATGTACGTGGAGCGGTTGCGTGCCGTCGATTTCACCGTCGGCTACGAGGTCCGGGCCGCGGGCGCCGACCCGGCGTCGAAGCCGGCCGTCGTCGCCAGCACCCAGCTCGTCGCGTTCGACGTCGCCGCGCAGCGTATCGCCAGGCTCACGCCGGAACAGAAGGAGTACCTCGCCGGATTCCGCCGTGTGACAGGGGAACCCGCCACGCGAGCCGACGGACCCAGCTGA
- a CDS encoding glycoside hydrolase family 13 protein produces the protein MTTVSDETPDVVPAESSDVGQPEDAPYDDGAIESDVDALDEPTPDESVTDAAVVAADAPVTTPVVPQLDPSDTSWWKSAVFYQIYPRSFSDLDGDGIGDLAGVIDKLGYLELLGIDAIWLSPIMASPMADHGYDVADPRDIDPLFGDLDVFDDLIAEAHERDIRVTMDLVPNHTSDQHEWFRAALEAAPGSPERERYIFRDGRGDNGDEPPNNWHSIFGGPAWTRVTEADGSSGQWYLHIFAKEQPDLNWENPDVFADLEKTLRFWLDRGVDGFRIDVAHGMAKPADLPDMDLSATKLLQNSDDDPRFNNYAVHEIHRKIRKVLDEYPGAANVGEIWVSDNERFAEYLRPDELHLGFNFRLAKAPFESGAIREAIENSIDAVLSVSGTPTWTLSNHDVAREVTRYAVVDPDTGALDLERGTRRARAMLVVEMALPGTIFLYNGSELGLPNVDDLPDDALQDPVWERSGHTERGRDGCRVPIPWEGTEPPFGFSASNETWLPIPTSWQALTVEAQLEDVGSMLSLYRAAIDLRVSRPEFAGEHIEWYGAPEGCLAFRRSEGQLICALNAGEVPVPLPPGELLLVSSPLVDGLLAPDAAAWLV, from the coding sequence ATGACCACGGTGAGCGACGAGACACCAGATGTTGTCCCCGCCGAGTCATCTGACGTGGGCCAGCCCGAGGACGCGCCGTACGACGACGGCGCGATCGAGTCCGATGTCGATGCGCTCGACGAGCCGACCCCCGATGAGTCGGTCACCGACGCGGCCGTCGTGGCCGCTGACGCACCGGTCACAACGCCCGTTGTCCCGCAGCTGGATCCGTCTGACACCTCGTGGTGGAAGTCCGCGGTGTTCTACCAGATCTACCCGCGCTCCTTCTCCGATCTCGACGGCGACGGGATCGGCGACCTCGCCGGGGTCATCGACAAACTCGGTTACCTCGAACTCCTCGGAATCGATGCCATCTGGCTGAGTCCGATCATGGCCTCCCCCATGGCCGATCACGGTTACGACGTCGCCGACCCCCGCGACATCGATCCCCTCTTCGGCGATCTCGATGTGTTCGACGACCTCATCGCCGAGGCCCACGAGCGCGACATCCGCGTGACGATGGACCTCGTCCCCAACCACACGAGCGACCAGCACGAGTGGTTCCGAGCCGCACTCGAGGCGGCCCCGGGCAGTCCCGAACGGGAGCGGTACATCTTCCGGGACGGCCGCGGCGACAACGGCGACGAGCCGCCGAACAACTGGCACAGCATCTTCGGCGGACCCGCCTGGACACGTGTGACCGAGGCCGACGGCTCGTCCGGCCAGTGGTACCTCCACATCTTCGCGAAGGAACAGCCGGATCTGAACTGGGAGAACCCCGACGTCTTCGCCGATCTGGAGAAGACACTGCGCTTCTGGCTCGATCGGGGTGTCGACGGTTTCCGCATCGACGTCGCGCACGGGATGGCCAAACCCGCCGACCTGCCCGACATGGACCTGTCGGCGACCAAACTCCTGCAGAACTCCGACGACGATCCGCGTTTCAACAACTATGCGGTGCACGAGATCCACCGCAAGATCCGCAAGGTCCTCGACGAGTACCCCGGTGCGGCCAACGTCGGGGAGATCTGGGTCAGCGACAACGAGCGTTTCGCCGAGTACCTGCGGCCCGACGAACTGCACCTCGGTTTCAACTTCCGGCTCGCCAAGGCGCCGTTCGAATCCGGCGCGATCCGCGAGGCGATCGAGAACTCGATCGACGCGGTGCTGTCGGTGTCGGGCACACCCACGTGGACGCTCTCCAACCACGACGTCGCCCGCGAGGTCACCCGCTACGCGGTGGTCGATCCGGATACCGGCGCACTCGACCTCGAACGCGGAACACGGCGCGCACGCGCGATGCTCGTCGTCGAAATGGCTTTGCCTGGAACCATATTCCTCTACAACGGGTCCGAACTGGGACTGCCCAACGTCGACGACCTGCCGGACGACGCGCTGCAGGACCCGGTGTGGGAGCGTTCCGGGCACACCGAACGCGGCCGGGACGGGTGCCGCGTGCCGATCCCCTGGGAGGGAACCGAGCCACCGTTCGGATTCAGCGCGTCGAACGAGACCTGGTTGCCGATCCCGACCTCCTGGCAGGCGCTCACCGTCGAAGCCCAGCTCGAGGACGTGGGATCGATGCTGTCGCTCTACCGCGCCGCCATCGACCTGCGAGTGTCCCGTCCGGAGTTCGCCGGCGAGCACATCGAGTGGTACGGCGCTCCCGAAGGATGCCTGGCGTTCCGTCGTTCCGAGGGGCAGCTGATCTGCGCCCTGAACGCCGGCGAGGTACCGGTACCCCTCCCGCCCGGCGAATTATTGCTCGTCAGTTCGCCTCTCGTCGACGGCCTGCTCGCGCCGGACGCGGCGGCCTGGCTGGTGTGA
- a CDS encoding globin, whose amino-acid sequence MTGEPNTSPPTPPAPETPARTFYDEVGGAETFRRLTAVFYTEVARDEVLRPLYPEEDLAPAERRMRMFLEQYWGGPRTYSDERGHPRLRMRHNPFRVGPIERDAWLRCMHTAIASIDEETLDAPHRRALIDYMEMAAQSMMNSPI is encoded by the coding sequence GTGACTGGCGAACCCAACACATCCCCTCCGACCCCACCGGCGCCGGAAACCCCCGCGCGGACCTTCTACGACGAGGTCGGCGGCGCCGAGACGTTCCGGCGCCTCACCGCTGTGTTCTACACCGAGGTGGCGCGCGACGAGGTGTTGCGCCCGCTGTATCCCGAGGAAGACCTCGCCCCCGCCGAACGCCGGATGCGGATGTTCCTCGAGCAGTACTGGGGCGGTCCGCGGACCTACTCCGACGAGCGGGGCCACCCCCGGCTCCGCATGCGCCACAATCCGTTCCGCGTCGGGCCGATCGAACGGGACGCGTGGCTGCGCTGCATGCACACCGCGATCGCCTCCATCGACGAGGAGACCCTCGACGCCCCGCACCGCCGAGCGTTGATCGACTACATGGAGATGGCGGCGCAATCGATGATGAATTCGCCCATCTGA
- a CDS encoding HNH endonuclease, translating into MRDVDAEENATGTRTWTRRRVLLLNATYEPLTAVTVRRAVVLVLRGRADLVHADEHGGAMHSVGTAVPIPTVVRLRKYVHVPYRATVPMTRDALMRRDRARCGYCGARATTIDHVVPRSRGGTHTWENCVACCASCNHRKADRLLGELGWALRTVPVAPKGRHWRLLATIKDIDPAWLQYIDSGAA; encoded by the coding sequence ATGCGGGACGTCGACGCCGAGGAGAACGCGACCGGCACCCGCACCTGGACACGTCGTCGGGTGCTGCTCCTCAATGCCACCTACGAACCGCTGACGGCCGTCACGGTCCGGCGTGCCGTCGTTCTCGTGCTGCGCGGTCGCGCGGACCTCGTGCACGCCGACGAACACGGCGGTGCGATGCACTCGGTGGGTACCGCGGTCCCGATCCCGACCGTGGTCCGGCTCCGGAAATACGTCCACGTGCCCTACCGGGCGACGGTCCCGATGACCCGGGACGCACTGATGCGTCGGGACCGGGCGCGGTGCGGCTACTGCGGTGCACGGGCGACGACGATCGACCACGTGGTCCCGCGGAGCCGGGGCGGAACGCATACATGGGAGAACTGCGTCGCGTGCTGTGCGTCGTGCAATCACCGCAAGGCGGACCGACTCCTCGGGGAGCTCGGGTGGGCGCTGCGTACGGTTCCGGTCGCGCCGAAGGGCAGGCACTGGCGGTTGCTCGCGACGATCAAGGACATCGATCCGGCCTGGCTCCAGTACATCGACTCCGGCGCTGCGTGA
- the ctaJ gene encoding aa3-type cytochrome oxidase subunit CtaJ, with protein sequence MDVDSLIVPIGVPVTIVTVLFVLLCVVAMVFSSGVKYPKVKEYTLDQQWEHAPLLFSATDIEPMALPRHAEPSDVDGSSASGKW encoded by the coding sequence ATGGACGTCGACAGCCTGATCGTCCCCATCGGAGTGCCAGTCACGATCGTGACGGTGCTCTTCGTGCTGCTCTGTGTTGTCGCGATGGTGTTCTCCTCCGGGGTCAAGTACCCGAAGGTCAAGGAGTACACCCTCGACCAGCAGTGGGAGCATGCACCGCTTCTCTTCAGTGCCACCGACATCGAACCGATGGCACTTCCGCGGCACGCGGAACCAAGCGACGTTGACGGGAGTTCGGCCAGTGGCAAGTGGTGA
- a CDS encoding DUF5130 family protein encodes MASGEVTHANVSAEVAARSAAELPVGAVFTNSGRISAARYPGDSPTTPPFSKRDLIALDDTLKAASEKALVRFSVYIGDLDGDVEASAREILAKSPEPAYGTLIAVSPNSRDVVIVSGSSVSTRVNDRVAALGVTAAVTGFRQGNLIDGLIASLRVMATAAAAG; translated from the coding sequence GTGGCAAGTGGTGAGGTTACGCACGCGAATGTGAGCGCCGAGGTCGCGGCCCGTTCGGCCGCCGAGCTGCCGGTGGGCGCGGTGTTCACCAACAGCGGCCGCATCTCCGCGGCTCGCTACCCCGGTGACTCGCCGACGACGCCGCCCTTCAGCAAGCGGGACCTGATCGCGCTCGACGACACGCTCAAGGCCGCCAGCGAGAAGGCCCTCGTCCGTTTCTCGGTGTACATCGGTGACCTCGACGGCGACGTGGAGGCCAGTGCCCGCGAGATCCTCGCGAAGTCGCCCGAGCCCGCGTACGGCACGCTGATCGCCGTGTCGCCGAACTCGCGCGACGTGGTCATCGTCTCCGGCAGTTCGGTCTCCACCCGCGTGAACGATCGTGTGGCGGCGCTCGGCGTCACCGCCGCGGTCACCGGTTTTCGTCAGGGCAACCTGATCGACGGGCTGATCGCCTCGCTGCGGGTGATGGCCACCGCGGCCGCCGCCGGCTGA
- a CDS encoding C4-dicarboxylate transporter DctA translates to MNIRGRSGGSPAGEGSDPIATTPDDTAGAPPRGKRDRTHWLYIGVIIAVVAGVVVGLVAPGVGKDLGVLGTMFVSLIKMMIAPVIFCTIVLGIGSVRKAATVGKVGGLAFVYFLAMSTVALAIGLVVGNIIQPGDGLNIDSVSGKGQELADESHESGGTLDFIQGIIPDSMLSALTEGSVLQALFVALLVGFAIQSMGRTGEPILTAVSYFQKLVFKVLTMVLWVAPIGAFGAIASVVGQTGWAAVQQLLTLMLAFYLTCLVFVFGVLGVLLRTVSGVSIFKLVRYLAREYLLIFATSSSESALPRLIAKMEHLGVEKTTVGVVVPTGYSFNLDGTAIYLTMASIFIADAMGDPLSIGEQIGLLVFMIIASKGAAGVSGAGLATLAGGLQAHRPEMLDGVGLIVGIDRFMSEARAVTNFSGNAVATLLVGSWTSTVDKERVDDVLSGRDPFDETNMVDDELESDATTARGAHEKVLTH, encoded by the coding sequence ATGAACATTCGAGGCAGGTCCGGCGGCTCACCGGCCGGAGAAGGTTCCGATCCGATCGCGACCACGCCTGACGATACGGCCGGCGCGCCCCCGCGCGGTAAACGGGACCGTACCCACTGGCTCTACATCGGCGTCATCATCGCGGTGGTCGCGGGTGTGGTGGTCGGTCTCGTCGCGCCCGGCGTCGGCAAGGACCTCGGCGTGCTCGGCACCATGTTCGTCAGCCTCATCAAGATGATGATCGCGCCGGTCATCTTCTGCACGATCGTCCTGGGCATCGGATCGGTCCGCAAGGCGGCGACGGTCGGCAAGGTCGGCGGCCTCGCCTTCGTCTACTTCCTGGCGATGTCGACAGTCGCACTGGCCATCGGCCTGGTCGTCGGCAACATCATCCAGCCGGGCGACGGCCTGAACATCGATTCGGTGTCGGGCAAGGGGCAGGAGCTGGCCGACGAGTCACACGAGTCCGGCGGAACGCTCGACTTCATCCAGGGCATCATCCCGGACTCGATGCTGTCCGCGCTGACCGAGGGCAGCGTGCTGCAGGCCCTCTTCGTCGCACTGCTCGTCGGGTTCGCCATCCAGAGCATGGGCCGGACCGGCGAACCGATCCTGACCGCGGTCTCCTACTTCCAGAAGCTCGTCTTCAAGGTGCTGACGATGGTGCTCTGGGTGGCCCCGATCGGTGCGTTCGGCGCCATCGCCAGCGTCGTGGGCCAGACCGGCTGGGCGGCAGTCCAGCAGCTGCTGACGTTGATGCTCGCCTTCTACCTCACCTGCCTGGTGTTCGTGTTCGGCGTGCTCGGCGTGCTGCTGCGGACGGTGTCGGGTGTCTCGATCTTCAAGCTCGTCCGGTACCTCGCCCGCGAGTACCTGCTCATCTTCGCGACCTCGTCGTCGGAGTCCGCGCTGCCCCGCCTGATCGCGAAGATGGAACACCTCGGCGTGGAGAAGACCACGGTCGGCGTCGTGGTGCCGACCGGGTACTCGTTCAACCTCGACGGCACCGCCATCTACCTCACCATGGCGTCGATCTTCATCGCCGATGCGATGGGCGACCCGCTGTCGATCGGTGAGCAGATCGGCCTGCTCGTCTTCATGATCATCGCGTCCAAGGGTGCCGCCGGCGTCAGCGGTGCGGGACTGGCCACCCTCGCCGGTGGACTGCAGGCCCACCGCCCCGAGATGCTCGACGGCGTCGGCCTCATCGTCGGTATCGACCGGTTCATGTCGGAGGCCCGCGCGGTCACCAACTTCTCCGGAAACGCGGTCGCGACCCTGCTCGTCGGTTCGTGGACCAGCACCGTCGACAAGGAGCGCGTCGACGATGTGCTGTCGGGCCGGGACCCGTTCGACGAGACCAACATGGTCGACGACGAACTCGAGTCGGACGCCACCACCGCGCGCGGTGCACACGAGAAGGTCCTCACCCACTGA
- a CDS encoding sensor histidine kinase: MRWYPRTLAGQVAALALSVFAAVVVAESVLAAVDARIDADRAARAEVTAVAVSLAESPSTVAALTSPDPSAVLQPVTERVRAATGIAFITVLAPDRTRFTHTDPTRIGEPYLGSIDAALRGQTITENYTGTLGPSIRTIVPVRTPDGRVVGMVAAGITQRTLTSAWRGQLPLIALAAFAALLTAVGGVWWIRRRLLRQTGGLAPEELRLMYDHHDAVLRSVREGLVVVEDGRPALVNSEAQRLLGIEADASPDELPAFLTDGDEETDVTYADRGRVLLVSRSPVSGRRRSSVVTIWDRTELAEAMGELDSMTRFAEALRSQVHEAANRLHTIVALVEMGRPDEAVRLATTEFELSQQLIDRMTQAVAEPALVALLLGKTAQAAERGIPLSLTEESQVSDAGTGILTPGEMITVVGNLIDNALDACDPADPWVEVTVVGDDRVLDIIVADSGTGMDAELFARATARGYSTKSGGDAAGRGLGLALVAQVVARRHGTMTAENTYGSVISVRVRADERAGTP, from the coding sequence ATGCGGTGGTACCCGCGAACGCTCGCCGGACAGGTCGCGGCCCTCGCGCTGTCGGTCTTCGCGGCGGTGGTCGTCGCCGAGAGCGTTCTGGCGGCCGTCGATGCCCGCATCGACGCAGACCGAGCGGCGCGGGCCGAGGTGACCGCCGTGGCGGTCAGCCTCGCGGAGTCACCGTCGACCGTCGCGGCGCTGACGTCCCCGGACCCGAGTGCGGTGCTCCAGCCGGTGACCGAACGCGTCCGCGCGGCGACCGGGATCGCCTTCATCACCGTGCTCGCGCCGGACCGGACCCGCTTCACCCACACCGACCCCACGCGGATCGGCGAGCCGTATCTCGGGAGCATCGACGCGGCGCTGCGAGGGCAGACGATCACCGAGAACTACACCGGCACCCTCGGACCGTCCATCCGCACGATCGTCCCCGTCCGCACGCCGGACGGACGCGTCGTGGGGATGGTCGCGGCGGGGATCACGCAACGCACGCTGACATCGGCGTGGCGTGGCCAGCTGCCACTGATCGCCCTCGCAGCGTTCGCGGCCCTGCTCACGGCGGTCGGCGGCGTGTGGTGGATTCGGCGACGGTTGCTACGGCAGACCGGTGGCCTCGCGCCCGAGGAGCTGAGACTGATGTACGACCATCACGACGCCGTGCTGCGGTCCGTGCGGGAGGGGCTGGTGGTGGTGGAGGACGGGCGACCTGCCCTCGTCAACTCCGAAGCGCAACGCCTGCTCGGCATCGAAGCCGACGCGTCGCCCGACGAACTGCCGGCCTTCCTCACCGACGGCGACGAGGAGACAGACGTGACGTATGCCGACCGCGGCCGGGTACTGCTCGTGAGCCGTTCCCCGGTGTCCGGCCGACGGCGGTCGTCGGTGGTGACCATCTGGGACCGCACCGAGCTCGCGGAGGCGATGGGCGAACTCGACTCGATGACGCGGTTCGCCGAGGCACTTCGGTCCCAGGTGCACGAGGCCGCCAACCGATTGCACACGATCGTCGCGCTCGTCGAGATGGGACGGCCCGACGAGGCGGTCCGCCTGGCGACCACCGAGTTCGAGTTGTCCCAACAGCTCATCGACCGGATGACCCAGGCGGTGGCCGAGCCCGCGCTGGTCGCCCTGCTGCTCGGCAAGACGGCGCAGGCGGCCGAACGCGGCATCCCGCTGTCGTTGACCGAGGAGTCACAGGTCAGCGACGCCGGCACCGGCATCCTCACTCCCGGCGAGATGATCACGGTGGTGGGCAACCTGATCGACAACGCACTGGACGCCTGCGACCCGGCCGACCCATGGGTCGAGGTGACCGTCGTCGGGGACGACCGCGTGCTCGACATCATCGTCGCCGACAGCGGAACCGGCATGGACGCCGAACTGTTCGCGCGGGCGACCGCCCGGGGCTACTCGACGAAGTCGGGTGGCGACGCCGCCGGCCGCGGGCTCGGGCTCGCCCTCGTCGCCCAGGTCGTCGCCCGTCGACACGGCACGATGACCGCCGAGAACACCTACGGCTCGGTCATCTCGGTGCGCGTGCGCGCCGACGAGCGGGCGGGCACACCGTGA
- a CDS encoding response regulator, with amino-acid sequence MIRVLIVEDEPVIAEAHRDYLARLGGFEVVGAVSTAQEALRMAGAGPVDLVLLDLGLPDARGVDLASALSGVRPAPDVIAITAQRDLATVRSAMSRGVLLYLLKPFTFAAFREKIEQYLRYREALTGDADAVSQRDVDRALAELRTSDTRRSAKKGAAPQTEDAVSRAVRDSPDGLTASEVARALGSSRVTAWRYLERLADDHVLDRDTEYGSAGRPQVRYRWRRR; translated from the coding sequence GTGATCCGCGTCCTGATCGTCGAGGACGAACCGGTGATCGCCGAGGCGCACCGGGACTACCTCGCCCGTCTGGGGGGATTCGAGGTCGTGGGCGCCGTGTCCACGGCGCAGGAGGCGCTGCGGATGGCCGGCGCCGGGCCCGTCGACCTGGTCCTGCTCGACCTGGGCCTACCGGACGCCCGCGGGGTGGACCTCGCCTCCGCGCTGTCGGGTGTACGCCCGGCGCCCGATGTCATCGCGATCACCGCACAGCGCGACCTCGCGACCGTCCGGAGCGCCATGTCGCGCGGAGTGCTGCTCTACCTGCTGAAACCGTTCACCTTCGCGGCGTTCCGAGAGAAGATCGAGCAGTACCTGCGATACCGCGAGGCCCTCACCGGTGACGCCGACGCGGTCAGCCAGCGCGACGTCGACCGTGCGCTCGCCGAATTGCGCACGAGCGACACCCGCCGGTCGGCGAAGAAGGGTGCCGCGCCGCAGACCGAGGACGCGGTGAGCCGGGCGGTCCGCGACAGCCCCGACGGACTCACCGCCTCCGAGGTCGCCCGCGCCCTCGGATCGTCGCGGGTCACCGCATGGCGCTACCTGGAGCGGCTCGCCGACGACCACGTCCTCGACCGCGACACCGAATACGGCTC